In Mytilus edulis chromosome 7, xbMytEdul2.2, whole genome shotgun sequence, a single genomic region encodes these proteins:
- the LOC139481826 gene encoding cytosolic non-specific dipeptidase-like, whose translation MILNHLYGCTRTKVKKIVLWSLVRSVQKNHVVNLQIVRTLSHPVSKPSVIMDTDTKKLFEQIDAKQEKYIKRLADTVAIKSVSAWPETRPEIVKMVKWTQKELETLGATTQLEELGDQVMPDGSKLPLPPVLLATLGTDPKKKTLLVYGHLDVQPAHKDDGWDTEPFVLTEVDGKLYGRGSTDDKGPVLDWINTLEAMQELKQDIPINIKFMLEGMEESGSEGLDDLVFSKKETFLKDVDYVCISDNYWLGKTKPCITYGLRGICYFFLEVECSTKDLHSGVFGGTVHEAMTDLTAILGSLVDVNGKILIPGIYDTVAPVTDDERKSYGPIDFDLEEYRKDVGVTKLIHDNKPDALMHRWRFPSLSIHGVEGAFSGAGAKTVIPRKVIGKFSIRLVPDQLPEEVEKKVKAHIDNVVKKQGSPNKVSLSMGHGGKPWVSDFNDPNYVAGRNAMKTVFGVEPDLTREGGSIPVTLTFQEATGKNVMLLPIGASDDGAHSQNEKIDRKNYINGAKVLGAYIKELAKLS comes from the exons ATGATCTTAAATCACTTATATGGATGTACTCggacaaaagtaaaaaaaattgtactttgGTCATTAGTCAGATCCGTACAAAAAAATCACGTGGTCAATCTGCAGATAGTGAGAACACTTTCCCACCCAGTATCAAAACCTTCTGTCATCATGGATACAGACACAAAGAAACTTTTTGA GCAAATAGATGCAAAACAAGAAAAGTATATCAAAAGACTGGCAGACACAGTTGCTATCAAAAGTGTATCAGCATGGCCAGAAACAAGACCTGAAATTGTAAAAATGGTCAAGTGGACTCAAAag GAATTAGAAACATTAGGAGCCACCACCCAGTTAGAAGAATTAGGCGACCAGGTCATGCCTGATGGATCAAAGTTACCCTTGCCTCCTGTATTACTTGCCACACTTGGTACAGATCCAAAAAAGAAGACATTATTGGTGTATGGACATTTAGATGTGCAACCAGCACACAAG gATGATGGCTGGGATACAGAACCATTTGTACTGACAGAAGTAGATGGGAAATTATATGGCCGTGGTTCCACAGATGATAAG GGTCCTGTATTAGACTGGATAAACACACTGGAAGCTATGCAAGAACTTAAGCAGGACATTCCTATCAACATCAAG TTTATGCTAGAAGGTATGGAAGAATCAGGATCAGAAGGTCTAGATGATTTAGTCTTTTCCAAGAAAGAAACATTCTTAaag GATGTGGATTATGTCTGTATCTCTGATAATTACTGGCTTGGGAAGACAAAACCTTGTATTACATATGGATTGAG AGGAATTTGTTACTTTTTTCTGGAAGTGGAGTGTTCTACGAAGGATTTACATTCCGGTGTATTTGGAGGAACAgt acATGAGGCAATGACAGATTTAACAGCAATATTAGGATCATTAGTGGATGTAAATGGGAAAATACTGATTCCAGGTATCTATGATACAGTAGCACCTGTCACAGACGATGAACGAAAGTCATATGGTCCAATAGATTTTGATTTG GAAGAATACAGAAAAGATGTTGGTGTGACTAAATTAATCCATGACAACAAACCAGACGCATTGATGCACAGATGGAGATTCCCTTCATTGTCTATTCACG GTGTTGAGGGAGCTTTTTCTGGAGCAGGAGCTAAGACTGTGATCCCACGTAAAGTAATCGGAAAGTTCTCTATTAGACTAGTACCAGATCAGTTACCAGAGGAAGTAGAGAAGAAAGTTAAAGCACATATTGATAATGTTGTCAAAAAACAAGGAAGTCCCAACAAAGTCAG TCTGTCTATGGGCCATGGAGGAAAACCATGGGTTAGTGACTTTAATGATCCTAACTATGTAGCTGGTAGAAATGCAATGAAAACAG TTTTTGGAGTTGAACCTGATTTAACAAGAGAAGGAGGAAGCATACCTGTGACCTTGACCTTCCAAGAAGCAACTGGCAAAAATGTGATGTTGTTACCTATTGGTGCCTCAGACGATGGTGCTCATTCACAAAACGAGAAAATTGACAGAAAGAATTATATAAATGGG GCAAAAGTGTTGGGAGCATATATCAAAGAGTTAGCAAAATTGTCATGA